One window of the Synechococcus sp. CC9311 genome contains the following:
- a CDS encoding translation initiation factor translates to MRKGGWQEFSNADSLQRPTAPSAGLTPKQEQVVRVQPTRGGKGGKTVTVIRGLELDPDGLKALLKKLKTRIGSGGTAKDGVIELQGDQVELSLEYLKKEGYKPKRAGG, encoded by the coding sequence ATGCGCAAGGGTGGCTGGCAAGAATTCAGCAATGCAGACAGTCTGCAACGCCCAACTGCACCATCAGCGGGGCTCACACCTAAACAGGAGCAGGTCGTTCGCGTGCAGCCCACTCGAGGCGGGAAAGGAGGCAAGACCGTCACTGTGATCAGAGGTCTTGAGTTAGATCCAGATGGGCTTAAAGCCCTTTTGAAAAAGTTAAAAACACGGATTGGCAGCGGCGGCACTGCCAAAGATGGCGTGATCGAATTGCAAGGTGATCAGGTCGAGCTCAGTCTCGAGTACCTCAAAAAAGAGGGATATAAACCGAAGAGAGCAGGAGGCTGA
- the cysC gene encoding adenylyl-sulfate kinase: MAAADNPKATNIVWHQASVDRDTRAEQRGHRSSILWFTGLSGAGKSTLANAVNAALFERGLATYVLDGDNVRHGLCKDLGFSDADREENIRRIGEVAKLFLDAGVIVLTAFVSPFRADRDKARALVNTGDFIEIHCAADLSVCEERDTKGLYAKARAGEIKEFTGISSPYEAPEQPELNVNTGNSSLDSCVDQVIRYLIDKKVIPAQS; encoded by the coding sequence ATGGCCGCCGCCGACAATCCAAAAGCCACCAACATCGTTTGGCACCAGGCCTCGGTCGATCGCGACACTCGAGCTGAGCAACGCGGGCACCGCAGTTCGATTCTCTGGTTTACGGGCTTAAGCGGAGCGGGCAAGAGCACCTTGGCCAATGCCGTGAACGCTGCTTTGTTTGAACGCGGACTTGCCACTTACGTGTTGGACGGCGACAACGTTCGCCACGGCCTCTGCAAGGACTTGGGCTTTTCCGACGCCGACCGAGAGGAGAACATCCGTCGCATTGGAGAGGTCGCCAAGCTGTTCCTCGATGCAGGCGTCATCGTTCTGACTGCGTTTGTATCCCCGTTTCGAGCTGACCGCGATAAGGCCAGAGCCCTTGTGAACACTGGAGACTTCATCGAGATCCACTGCGCAGCCGATCTCAGCGTTTGCGAAGAACGCGACACCAAAGGGCTTTATGCCAAAGCACGTGCAGGTGAAATCAAAGAATTCACAGGTATCTCCAGCCCCTATGAGGCACCCGAACAGCCTGAGCTCAACGTGAACACAGGCAACAGCAGCCTGGATAGCTGCGTTGATCAGGTCATCCGCTATCTGATCGACAAAAAAGTCATTCCTGCGCAGAGCTGA
- a CDS encoding AI-2E family transporter translates to MFGPVWLRWGLALPLLTLNLFVLRQLLVPLAPFPGLFLTAALIAFLLSIPSRWLRARGLPDWLAISLVFFVAVGILVISGITLVPLLIDQLAQLINALPGWLEASQGLIARLQGWAMAHGLPSEFGDLSSDVLTRASRLASQLSQQLLSILGATLGTTINTVIVLVLAVFFLLGGDSISAGLVRWLPQEWRQLVVTTITRTFRGYFAGQVVLALILSAGQIAVFTLLKIPYGVLFAVLIGLTTLIPYASAFTVVAVSVLLAVQDLGMGVAILAAAIGVGQIVDQVIQPRLMGSIVGLQPAWLLIALPLGARAGALFGFGELLGLLLAVPVASCIKTLIDAWADRQGFDLPSRTISSAQE, encoded by the coding sequence ATGTTCGGTCCTGTCTGGCTGCGTTGGGGACTAGCCCTACCTCTTTTGACGCTCAACTTATTTGTGTTGCGTCAGTTGCTTGTGCCGCTAGCGCCCTTCCCGGGGTTGTTCTTGACGGCTGCCTTGATCGCCTTCCTTCTCAGCATTCCCTCCCGTTGGCTTCGTGCCAGGGGGCTTCCGGATTGGCTTGCAATTTCCCTCGTTTTTTTTGTAGCCGTTGGAATCTTGGTGATCTCAGGGATCACGTTGGTTCCTCTTCTGATTGACCAACTCGCGCAATTGATTAATGCCTTGCCAGGCTGGCTTGAAGCATCCCAAGGCCTGATCGCTCGTCTCCAGGGATGGGCCATGGCCCATGGTTTGCCCAGTGAATTTGGTGATCTGAGCAGCGATGTTCTGACGCGAGCCAGTCGTCTAGCCAGCCAGTTAAGTCAACAGTTGCTCAGCATCCTTGGCGCGACCCTCGGCACCACCATCAACACAGTCATCGTTCTGGTGCTGGCGGTGTTTTTTCTGCTTGGAGGCGATTCCATCTCTGCCGGGTTGGTTCGTTGGTTGCCGCAGGAATGGCGCCAGCTTGTCGTGACTACGATCACGCGCACTTTTCGGGGCTATTTCGCGGGTCAAGTCGTGCTCGCTTTGATTTTGAGCGCTGGTCAGATTGCGGTGTTCACGTTGCTGAAGATTCCTTATGGGGTGTTGTTTGCTGTCTTGATTGGTTTAACCACCTTGATCCCCTATGCCAGCGCTTTCACTGTTGTGGCGGTGAGTGTTTTGCTGGCAGTGCAAGATCTGGGAATGGGCGTAGCCATCCTGGCGGCAGCCATTGGCGTTGGTCAGATCGTGGATCAAGTGATCCAGCCACGCTTAATGGGGAGCATCGTTGGCTTGCAGCCGGCTTGGCTGCTCATTGCGCTCCCCCTTGGTGCGCGAGCGGGCGCTCTCTTCGGTTTTGGAGAGCTTCTCGGACTGTTGTTAGCCGTGCCAGTGGCGAGCTGCATCAAAACCCTGATCGACGCCTGGGCTGATCGTCAGGGCTTTGATCTCCCTTCAAGAACGATCAGCTCTGCGCAGGAATGA
- the purE gene encoding 5-(carboxyamino)imidazole ribonucleotide mutase: protein MGSDSDLPTLTPAVSALEELGVSVEVRVLSAHRTPLEMVDFARQAKQLGFRVIVAGAGGAAHLPGMVASLTTLPVIGVPVKSRALSGVDSLHSIVQMPGGIPVATVAIGGGLNAGLLAAQILAISDSSLSERLEAYRQQLHDMVVAKDARLKDLGADAYLDSMSSS, encoded by the coding sequence ATGGGAAGTGATTCTGACTTACCGACCCTGACGCCAGCGGTTTCGGCTCTCGAAGAATTAGGCGTCAGCGTTGAGGTGCGTGTGCTTTCGGCCCATCGCACTCCACTGGAAATGGTGGACTTTGCACGTCAGGCCAAACAGCTGGGATTCCGGGTGATCGTTGCTGGTGCCGGTGGCGCTGCTCATCTCCCAGGAATGGTCGCCTCACTCACCACGCTTCCCGTGATCGGTGTCCCTGTGAAGAGTCGAGCTCTCTCTGGAGTGGACTCCTTGCATTCCATTGTGCAGATGCCTGGTGGAATTCCTGTGGCCACGGTTGCGATTGGCGGAGGTTTAAACGCTGGTTTGCTGGCCGCTCAGATTCTGGCGATCAGTGATTCGTCCCTGTCTGAACGACTGGAGGCGTACCGCCAGCAACTCCACGACATGGTGGTTGCCAAGGATGCCCGCCTCAAAGATCTCGGTGCTGACGCGTATCTGGATTCAATGTCGAGTAGCTGA
- a CDS encoding amidohydrolase family protein — protein sequence MRRITHVRLAHSAAKDGHAQQWWLQVDQQDRIVDLGLMPEGSAMAGENWRGDVLSPMGIDLQINGGFGLPFPELTEAELPQLLQLLDQLWRDGVEAISPTLVTCGVEPLRRALAVLRQARSAHQPYRCQLLGAHLEGPFLADARRGAHPRQHLATPTMTELKARINGFENEIALVTLAPELDGAATLIEHLCGLGIRVALGHSTADATTANEAFTRGVTMLTHSFNAMPGLHHRNPGPIGAACQRDDIALGLIADGVHVDPTMAVLLQRLAGDQLVLVSDALAPYGLEDGVHHWDERALLVKDGTCRLEDGTLAGVTLPLLEGVKRLASWGSNPVAAIHAATVAPRKVLNSKATFQLMGRPLNELLRWHWDSETKILSWQHAD from the coding sequence ATGCGCCGGATCACACACGTTCGTCTAGCCCACAGCGCGGCCAAAGACGGGCACGCTCAGCAGTGGTGGCTTCAAGTCGATCAGCAAGACCGCATTGTTGATCTGGGGCTCATGCCTGAGGGATCTGCCATGGCAGGTGAAAACTGGCGCGGAGATGTGCTCAGCCCGATGGGCATCGACCTCCAGATCAATGGGGGCTTTGGACTGCCGTTCCCAGAGCTGACAGAAGCTGAATTGCCGCAACTCCTGCAGCTCCTCGATCAGCTCTGGCGCGATGGCGTGGAAGCGATCAGTCCCACTCTTGTGACTTGCGGCGTCGAGCCCTTGCGCCGAGCCCTTGCAGTGCTCAGACAGGCACGTAGCGCTCACCAGCCGTATCGCTGCCAGCTGCTTGGTGCCCACTTGGAAGGCCCTTTTCTTGCCGATGCAAGGCGGGGAGCCCATCCACGCCAACATCTCGCCACCCCAACCATGACCGAACTCAAAGCACGGATTAACGGCTTTGAGAATGAGATTGCCCTGGTCACGCTCGCTCCAGAACTCGATGGGGCCGCAACCTTGATCGAACACCTTTGCGGCCTGGGCATTCGTGTGGCCCTTGGTCACAGCACAGCAGATGCAACCACAGCCAACGAAGCGTTTACTAGAGGCGTAACGATGCTGACCCATAGCTTCAATGCGATGCCGGGGTTGCATCACCGCAATCCCGGCCCCATCGGAGCCGCCTGCCAACGCGATGACATTGCTCTCGGCCTCATCGCTGACGGGGTTCACGTGGATCCCACGATGGCGGTGCTCTTGCAGCGGCTGGCGGGCGATCAACTCGTGCTTGTCAGCGACGCACTCGCCCCCTACGGATTAGAAGACGGAGTTCACCACTGGGATGAGCGTGCGCTGCTTGTTAAAGACGGCACCTGCCGGCTTGAAGATGGAACTCTTGCAGGCGTGACCTTGCCACTCCTTGAGGGAGTGAAGCGACTCGCGAGCTGGGGCTCCAATCCAGTTGCAGCGATTCATGCCGCAACCGTTGCACCCAGGAAGGTCCTGAACTCAAAGGCAACGTTCCAGCTGATGGGACGCCCTCTAAACGAACTGTTGCGCTGGCATTGGGATAGCGAAACCAAAATCCTTAGCTGGCAACACGCTGACTAA
- the bchM gene encoding magnesium protoporphyrin IX methyltransferase: MSPEPLLDDKQAEKQVVKGYFETTGFERWNRIYSETDDVNKVQRNIRIGHQKTVDEVLTWIEGSDALSDVSFCDAGCGVGSLSLPLAEMGAGSIDASDISEAMAKEAQRRAEEAGLNMSKLNFFASDLESLSGSFHTVCCLDVFIHYPQTAAEEMVRHLCSLTEQRLIVSFAPYTPLLALLKGIGQLFPGPSKTTRAYTLKETGIVQAAESCGFKLVRRSLNKAPFYFSRLLEFQKN, encoded by the coding sequence ATGTCACCCGAGCCACTGCTGGACGACAAGCAAGCTGAAAAGCAGGTGGTCAAGGGGTACTTCGAAACCACAGGGTTCGAACGCTGGAATCGCATCTACAGCGAAACAGATGATGTCAACAAAGTGCAGCGCAACATTCGCATCGGTCACCAGAAGACCGTGGATGAGGTGTTGACCTGGATTGAGGGAAGTGATGCGCTCAGCGATGTGAGCTTTTGTGATGCGGGGTGCGGTGTGGGCAGCCTCAGCTTGCCCTTAGCGGAAATGGGAGCAGGCTCCATCGATGCAAGCGACATTTCTGAGGCGATGGCGAAGGAGGCTCAGCGCCGGGCCGAGGAGGCAGGCTTGAACATGAGCAAACTGAATTTCTTTGCCAGTGATCTCGAGAGCCTCAGCGGCTCATTTCACACCGTGTGCTGCCTGGATGTGTTCATTCACTACCCACAAACAGCAGCAGAGGAGATGGTTCGCCACCTCTGCAGCCTCACCGAACAGAGGCTGATCGTGAGCTTTGCTCCCTACACCCCTTTGCTGGCATTGCTCAAAGGCATCGGCCAACTCTTCCCTGGCCCCAGTAAAACCACCCGGGCTTACACCCTGAAAGAAACGGGCATCGTGCAAGCCGCTGAGTCCTGTGGATTCAAATTGGTGCGCCGCAGCTTGAACAAGGCACCGTTTTACTTTTCGCGCCTTTTGGAATTCCAAAAGAACTGA
- a CDS encoding RNA pseudouridine synthase: MAEPAGWRPAALNNGWTYCDRVQPGEQSTRLSAVLALRHRHSCPATWQQRLASGEITLNGLACSDDVEVKAGDWIRWARPPWVEAAVPDQLEVIHDDGDVLVVNKPSGLPVMPGGGFLVHTLTSLLERSSRSVGEVLVPKPIHRLGRFTSGLQVCARRPETRAALSKQFRPEGDCRKTYLGLTHRLESLQQGQTLVIQTDVVERQHPLLGWVWGPEPSTPEPLRRRLSAHSEVQLRERGEREDLLEVQIHTGRPHQIRIHLAQLGFPLLGDPLYQSDQGLCATATPGDGGYHLHAWRLEGLCWPTSKWLSLKAQPPKLLRDRDGAGP; this comes from the coding sequence ATGGCTGAGCCGGCGGGATGGCGGCCGGCGGCGTTGAACAACGGCTGGACCTACTGCGATCGGGTTCAGCCAGGGGAACAGTCCACCCGATTGAGTGCTGTGCTGGCGCTGCGCCATCGCCACTCCTGTCCGGCGACGTGGCAGCAGCGCTTGGCCAGCGGGGAAATCACTCTGAATGGTCTGGCTTGTTCCGATGACGTCGAGGTCAAGGCGGGCGATTGGATTCGTTGGGCGCGTCCGCCCTGGGTAGAGGCTGCGGTTCCGGATCAATTGGAGGTCATTCACGATGACGGGGATGTGCTGGTCGTGAATAAGCCCTCAGGATTGCCGGTGATGCCAGGTGGCGGCTTCCTTGTACACACGCTGACGTCCTTGTTGGAGCGGAGTAGCCGTTCTGTTGGAGAGGTCTTGGTGCCAAAGCCTATTCATCGCCTCGGAAGGTTCACGTCTGGCCTTCAGGTTTGCGCCCGTCGGCCCGAAACCCGGGCTGCGTTGTCGAAGCAATTTCGACCTGAGGGCGATTGCCGAAAAACGTACCTGGGCTTAACGCATCGCTTGGAGAGCCTCCAACAAGGTCAGACGCTTGTGATCCAAACCGATGTTGTGGAGAGGCAACATCCTTTGCTCGGTTGGGTTTGGGGACCAGAGCCATCGACTCCGGAGCCATTGCGTAGGCGCCTATCGGCTCACTCTGAAGTGCAACTGCGGGAGCGAGGGGAGAGGGAAGACCTCTTGGAAGTACAGATCCATACAGGCCGCCCCCATCAGATTCGTATTCATCTTGCCCAACTGGGATTCCCCTTACTCGGAGATCCCTTGTATCAATCCGATCAGGGGCTCTGTGCAACCGCAACGCCAGGGGATGGTGGATACCACTTGCACGCTTGGCGCCTGGAGGGTTTGTGTTGGCCGACGTCCAAGTGGCTATCGCTCAAGGCTCAGCCGCCCAAGTTGTTGAGAGACCGAGACGGTGCCGGGCCTTGA
- a CDS encoding response regulator transcription factor, with product MTETPSEVLTPRLLLVDDEPGLRTAVQAYLEDEGFDVTTAEDGEEGFIKAQQMLPDLVISDVMMPRLDGFGLLRKLREDERLGGTPVIFLTAKGMTADRTQGYLAGVDDYIPKPFDPDELVARVRNVAQRQQRLLQEAARFADTDMGQMAKQITEIRSLLAQADALPNQDPVQHNFTPREASVLQLVAEGLMNKEIARQLETSIRNVEKYVSRLFIKTETSSRTELVRYALQHHLVN from the coding sequence ATGACGGAGACTCCCAGCGAGGTTCTGACCCCACGGTTGCTGCTCGTAGATGACGAACCTGGTTTGCGTACTGCCGTTCAGGCCTACTTAGAGGATGAGGGATTTGATGTCACAACGGCTGAGGATGGTGAAGAGGGCTTCATCAAGGCCCAGCAGATGCTTCCTGATCTGGTGATCAGCGACGTGATGATGCCTAGGCTTGATGGATTTGGGTTGCTGCGCAAGCTGCGTGAAGACGAGCGGCTTGGCGGAACGCCGGTGATTTTTCTCACTGCCAAAGGGATGACGGCGGATCGTACTCAGGGTTATCTCGCGGGCGTGGATGACTACATCCCTAAACCATTTGACCCTGATGAACTCGTCGCCAGGGTCAGAAATGTTGCCCAGCGGCAGCAGCGGTTGTTGCAGGAGGCAGCACGGTTCGCTGACACCGATATGGGTCAGATGGCCAAGCAGATCACAGAGATCCGCTCGCTTCTTGCCCAGGCTGATGCCCTACCCAATCAGGACCCCGTTCAGCACAATTTCACGCCAAGGGAGGCAAGTGTGTTGCAGCTTGTGGCTGAGGGCTTAATGAATAAGGAGATCGCGCGGCAGCTCGAGACCTCGATTCGCAATGTGGAGAAGTACGTGAGCCGGCTTTTCATCAAAACGGAAACCTCTAGCCGCACGGAGCTCGTGCGTTATGCCCTCCAACATCACCTTGTGAATTGA